The window AACGAGATGGCGAAAATTCTTATCGGTAAATTAAACGAGAAGCATCTAATCTAGTTAGGAGGATGAGATTGACATGGCGGTAGTAGTATTAAAGGATAAATGTAAGGGATGCACAAAATGCATTAAATCCTGTCCTTTTCAGGCTATAACGATGGAAAACAGGATTGCCGTAATCGGGTCTGCCTGCACGGGTTGCGGTCAATGTATTGAAGTATGTCCGTTCAAGGCCATAGAAAAGACCAGTGATGGCGAGGCAGTAAAGGATTTAAGCGCTTATCATGGCATATGGGTGTTTGCAGAGCAGCGGGAAGGAAAACTGATGCAGGTGGCAATAGAGCTTTTGGGCGAAGGTCAAAAGCTTGCCAAAGCCATAGGCTGTGAGCTTTGCGCCGTGCTTTGCGGTTCGAATGTAGACTCGCTCGTGGATGAACTTTTCCAGCATGGTGCCGATAAGGTATATTATGCCAATGCACCTGAATTGAAACAGTATACCACCGATGCTTATACTAAGGTTATTAATGAAGCTATAGAAAGATATCAGCCAGAGATCGTGCTCCTCGGTGCAACGCATATAGGGCGTGATTTAGGCCCCTGCCTTGCAGTTCGCTGCCGTACAGGACTTACGGCTGATTGCACAAAACTCGAGATCAATCCGGAAACCAAGAGGATTATGCAGACCCGTCCGGCGTTCGGAGGGAATCTTATGGCTACCATCATATGCCCCAACCACATGCCGC of the uncultured Caproiciproducens sp. genome contains:
- a CDS encoding electron transfer flavoprotein subunit alpha, which translates into the protein MAVVVLKDKCKGCTKCIKSCPFQAITMENRIAVIGSACTGCGQCIEVCPFKAIEKTSDGEAVKDLSAYHGIWVFAEQREGKLMQVAIELLGEGQKLAKAIGCELCAVLCGSNVDSLVDELFQHGADKVYYANAPELKQYTTDAYTKVINEAIERYQPEIVLLGATHIGRDLGPCLAVRCRTGLTADCTKLEINPETKRIMQTRPAFGGNLMATIICPNHMPQMSTVRPGVMEKAVKTPGRTGGLIKLDVNFVDGDIRTKVLEVVKTAKEIVSLTDADIIVSGGMGLGNAEGFELLKKLANKLGGTVASSRAAVDAGWIDHAYQVGQTGTTVKPKIYFACGISGAIQHVAGMQRSDLIVAINTNENAPIFGIADIGIVGDLYKVIPAVMEELDKQQAK